In Neofelis nebulosa isolate mNeoNeb1 chromosome 7, mNeoNeb1.pri, whole genome shotgun sequence, the following proteins share a genomic window:
- the NAA30 gene encoding N-alpha-acetyltransferase 30: protein MAEVPPGPSSLLPPPAPPASAAAEPRCPFPAGAALACCSEDEEDDEEHEGGGGGRSPAGGEATAAAKGRPCLRCPQPPQEQQQLNGLISPELRHLRAAASLKSKVLSAAEAATTTATPDGGPRATATKGAGVHSGESPPHCLPNNGRTALPIPAEAVAASDPAAARNGLAEGTEQEEEEDEQVRLLSSSLTAGCSLRSPSGREVEPGEDRTIRYVRYESELQMPDIMRLITKDLSEPYSIYTYRYFIHNWPQLCFLAMVGEECVGAIVCKLDMHKKMFRRGYIAMLAVDSKYRRNGIGTNLVKKAIYAMVEGDCDEVVLETEITNKSALKLYENLGFVRDKRLFRYYLNGVDALRLKLWLR, encoded by the exons ATGGCGGAGGTACCGCCTGGGCCTAGCAGCCTCCTCCCACCACCAGCACCTCCGGCCTCGGCGGCGGCCGAGCCCCGATGTCCCTTCCCGGCGGGGGCCGCCCTCGCCTGCTGCagcgaggacgaggaggacgacgaggagcacgaaggcggcggcggcggcaggagCCCGGCGGGCGGCGAGGCGACGGCGGCGGCCAAGGGGCGTCCGTGCCTCCGCTGCCCTCAGCCGCcgcaggagcagcagcagctcaACGGATTGATCAGCCCCGAACTGCGGCACCTCCGGGCGGCCGCCTCTCTCAAGAGCAAGGTTTTGAGCGCGGCCGAGGCGGCCACGACCACGGCCACCCCCGACGGGGGGCCCAGAGCGACTGCAACAAAAGGAGCTGGGGTACACTCGGGCGAGAGCCCCCCTCACTGCCTCCCCAATAATGGAAGAACTGCGCTCCCCATCCCGGCGGAGGCAGTGGCGGCGAGCGATCCTGCGGCGGCCCGCAATGGACTGGCGGAGGGCAccgagcaggaggaggaggaagatgagcaGGTGCGGCTGCTGTCTTCATCCCTGACCGCCGGCTGCAGTTTAAGAAGCCCCTCAGGCCGGGAGGTTGAGCCTGGGGAGGATCGGACGATACGTTATGTCCGATATGAATCCGAGCTACAAATGCCCGATATCATGAGACTGATCACCAAAGATCTGTCTGAACCCTACTCCATTTATACCTATAGATATTTTATCCACAACTGGCCACAGCTGTGCTTCTTG gccATGGTAGGGGAGGAGTGTGTAGGTGCCATCGTTTGCAAGTTGGATATGCACAAAAAGATGTTCCGCAGAGGTTATATAGCCATGTTAGCCGTGGATTCCAAGTACAGGAGAAATGGCATTG GTACTAACTTGGTTAAGAAAGCTATATATGCCATGGTTGAAGGAGACTGTGATGAG GTTGTTTTGGAAACAGAAATAACGAATAAGTCTGCTTTGAAACTTTATGAAAATCTTGGTTTTGTTCGAGATAAGAGGCTGTTCAGATACTATTTAAATGGAGTTGATGCACTGCGACTTAAATTGTGGCTGCGTTGA